In Shinella sp. XGS7, a single genomic region encodes these proteins:
- the mfd gene encoding transcription-repair coupling factor encodes MQLPLIAPGKKFTQSRPTGSADALLLARYARQQREAGRLCAIITAEPADTQRLEQELRFFAPELRVAVFPDWETLPYDTFSPHQDLISERVATLWRLLQGQGKPVDQREVDVVLMPASTALVRLAPTSFLAATTFQFKQKQRLDEASLKSQLTLGGYSHVSQVVSPGEYAVRGGLIDLFPMGSPVPYRVDLFGDEVDSIRTFDPDSQRSLYPVPEVRLLPGREFPMDEASRKAFRARWREKMDGDPTRARLYKDIDQGIATAGIEYYLPIFFEQTASIFDFIGAEAGLALHGEVDEALNRFWTDTRERHRFLQHDPERPILPPEEIFLKVEEFFGLTHPHPVLAVRGSEPVDYARPLPDVSVERGAQEPLARLAAHLKSTPHRVLLLAESEGRRESLLELLRDNKIDPPSVKDLAEFEADASEKFAITAAPLAAGFFWHEPDEGRAIQLFTETELFATTPTTRRRRKQEQVSDVNALIKDLSELKVGDPVVHSNHGIGRYQGLINIDLGDGPSEFLHLVYADKATLYVPVAQLHLISRYTGVSAEEAPLHKLGSGQWEKAKRKAAEQVRDTAAELLNLYARRAAREGFAFRYSPHDYEAFAASFGFEETPDQRAAIHAVIQDMISPKPMDRLVCGDVGFGKTEVALRAAFVAVMGGKQVALLAPTTLLAEQHYQNIADRFGKWPVKVAEMSRFRSSKEIKAAMEGLADGSIDIVIGTHKLISGDVKFKRLGLLIIDEEHRFGVRHKEAMKAMRAEVDVLTLTATPIPRTLGMALEGLRDLSVIATAPQRRLAIKTFVRTEMTGVIREAVLRELKRGGQVYFLHNEVETIENRKQKLEELLPEARIVVAHGQMPERELERVMREFVGGKHNVLLCSTIIETGIDVPSANTIIISRADKFGLAQLHQLRGRVGRSHHQAYAYLLVPDVEGLTKQAAQRLEAIQNMEELGSGFYLAMHDLEIRGAGEVLGENQSGNMMEVGFQLYNDMLSQAVRELKAGREPDLLSPLSATTEINLHAPALLPDAYCGDVHVRLSLYKRLATAEKSEQIDAMLEEITDRFGKLPAQGQTLFDTHRLRVLAKPYGVLKIDAAPTVMNINFRPNPPIDAMRVIELVQKNRNIKLVGNDKLRIDKALSDPKDRAQAIREVLRLLGQPIKQD; translated from the coding sequence ATGCAGCTGCCCCTGATCGCCCCCGGCAAAAAGTTCACCCAGTCCCGCCCCACCGGCTCCGCCGACGCCCTGCTGCTGGCCCGCTATGCGCGCCAGCAGCGCGAGGCCGGCCGGCTGTGCGCCATCATCACGGCCGAGCCGGCCGACACCCAGCGCCTGGAGCAGGAGCTGCGTTTTTTCGCGCCCGAGCTGCGTGTGGCCGTCTTCCCCGACTGGGAGACCCTGCCCTATGACACTTTCAGCCCCCACCAGGACCTGATCTCCGAGCGCGTGGCCACCTTGTGGCGCCTGCTGCAAGGCCAGGGCAAGCCGGTGGACCAGCGCGAGGTGGATGTGGTGCTGATGCCCGCCAGCACCGCCCTGGTGCGCCTGGCGCCCACCAGTTTCCTGGCGGCCACCACCTTCCAGTTCAAGCAGAAGCAGCGCCTGGACGAGGCCTCGCTGAAAAGCCAGCTCACCCTGGGCGGCTACAGCCATGTGAGCCAGGTGGTCTCGCCCGGCGAGTACGCGGTGCGCGGCGGCCTGATCGACCTCTTCCCCATGGGCTCGCCCGTGCCCTACCGGGTGGACCTGTTCGGCGACGAGGTGGATTCCATCCGCACCTTCGACCCCGACAGCCAGCGCAGCCTCTACCCCGTGCCCGAGGTGCGCCTGCTGCCGGGCCGCGAGTTCCCCATGGACGAGGCCTCGCGCAAGGCCTTCCGCGCGCGCTGGCGCGAGAAGATGGACGGCGACCCCACCCGCGCCCGGCTCTACAAGGACATCGACCAGGGCATTGCCACCGCCGGCATCGAGTACTACCTGCCCATCTTCTTCGAGCAGACCGCCTCCATCTTCGACTTCATCGGCGCCGAGGCCGGCCTGGCCCTGCACGGCGAGGTGGACGAGGCCCTGAACCGCTTCTGGACCGACACGCGGGAGCGCCACCGCTTCCTGCAGCACGACCCCGAGCGCCCCATCCTGCCGCCCGAAGAGATCTTCCTGAAGGTGGAGGAGTTCTTCGGCCTGACCCACCCTCATCCGGTGCTGGCGGTGCGCGGCAGCGAGCCGGTGGACTATGCGCGGCCCCTGCCCGATGTGAGCGTGGAGCGCGGCGCCCAGGAGCCGCTCGCGCGCCTGGCCGCGCATCTGAAGAGCACGCCCCACCGCGTGCTGCTGCTGGCCGAGAGCGAGGGCCGGCGCGAGAGCCTGCTGGAGCTGCTGCGCGACAACAAGATCGATCCGCCCTCGGTGAAGGACCTGGCCGAGTTCGAGGCCGACGCGAGCGAGAAGTTCGCCATCACCGCCGCGCCGCTGGCGGCCGGTTTCTTCTGGCATGAGCCCGATGAAGGCCGCGCGATCCAGCTTTTCACCGAGACCGAGCTCTTTGCCACCACGCCGACAACCCGCCGGCGCCGCAAGCAGGAGCAGGTCAGCGATGTCAATGCGCTGATCAAGGACCTCTCCGAGCTCAAGGTCGGCGACCCGGTGGTGCACAGCAACCACGGCATCGGCCGCTACCAGGGCCTGATCAATATCGATCTGGGCGACGGCCCCTCGGAATTCCTGCACCTGGTCTACGCCGACAAGGCCACGCTCTATGTGCCCGTGGCCCAGCTGCACCTGATCAGCCGCTACACCGGCGTCAGCGCCGAGGAAGCGCCGCTGCACAAGCTGGGTTCGGGCCAGTGGGAAAAGGCCAAGCGCAAGGCGGCCGAGCAGGTGCGCGACACCGCGGCCGAGCTGCTCAACCTCTATGCCCGCCGCGCCGCGCGCGAGGGCTTTGCCTTCCGTTACTCGCCGCATGATTACGAGGCCTTTGCCGCCTCCTTCGGCTTCGAGGAAACGCCGGACCAGCGCGCCGCCATCCATGCGGTGATCCAGGACATGATCAGCCCCAAGCCCATGGACCGCCTGGTCTGCGGCGATGTGGGCTTTGGCAAGACGGAAGTCGCGCTGCGCGCCGCCTTTGTGGCCGTGATGGGCGGCAAGCAGGTGGCCCTGCTGGCGCCCACCACCCTGCTGGCCGAGCAGCATTACCAGAACATCGCGGACCGCTTCGGCAAATGGCCGGTCAAGGTGGCGGAGATGAGCCGCTTCCGCTCCAGCAAGGAGATCAAGGCCGCGATGGAAGGCCTGGCGGACGGCAGCATCGACATCGTGATCGGCACCCACAAGCTGATCTCGGGCGATGTGAAGTTCAAGCGCCTGGGTCTGCTCATCATCGACGAGGAGCACCGCTTCGGTGTGCGCCACAAGGAGGCGATGAAGGCCATGCGCGCCGAGGTGGACGTGCTCACCCTCACCGCCACCCCCATCCCCCGCACCCTGGGCATGGCCCTGGAAGGTCTGCGCGACCTCAGCGTGATCGCCACCGCACCGCAGCGCCGCCTGGCCATCAAGACCTTTGTGCGCACCGAGATGACGGGCGTGATCCGCGAGGCCGTGCTGCGCGAGCTCAAGCGCGGCGGCCAGGTCTACTTCCTGCACAACGAGGTCGAGACCATCGAGAACCGCAAGCAGAAGCTCGAGGAGCTGCTGCCGGAGGCGCGCATCGTCGTGGCCCATGGCCAGATGCCCGAGCGCGAGCTGGAGCGGGTGATGCGCGAGTTCGTGGGGGGCAAACACAATGTGCTGCTGTGCTCCACCATCATCGAGACCGGCATCGATGTGCCCAGCGCCAACACCATCATCATCAGCCGCGCCGACAAGTTCGGCCTGGCTCAGCTGCACCAGCTGCGCGGTCGCGTGGGTCGCTCCCACCACCAGGCCTATGCCTATCTGCTGGTGCCCGATGTGGAGGGCCTGACCAAGCAGGCGGCCCAGCGCCTGGAAGCCATCCAGAACATGGAGGAGCTGGGCTCGGGCTTCTATCTCGCCATGCACGATCTGGAAATCCGCGGTGCCGGCGAGGTGCTGGGCGAAAACCAGAGCGGCAACATGATGGAAGTGGGCTTCCAGCTCTACAACGACATGCTCTCCCAGGCGGTGCGCGAGCTCAAGGCCGGCCGCGAGCCCGACCTGCTCTCCCCGCTCTCGGCCACCACCGAGATCAATCTGCACGCCCCCGCCCTCCTGCCCGACGCCTATTGCGGCGATGTGCATGTACGGCTCTCGCTCTACAAGCGTCTGGCCACGGCCGAGAAGAGCGAGCAGATCGACGCCATGCTGGAGGAGATCACCGACCGCTTCGGCAAGCTGCCGGCGCAGGGCCAGACCCTCTTCGACACCCACCGCCTGCGCGTGCTGGCCAAGCCCTATGGCGTGCTCAAGATCGATGCCGCGCCCACGGTCATGAACATCAACTTCCGGCCCAACCCGCCCATCGACGCGATGCGCGTCATCGAGCTGGTGCAGAAGAACCGCAATATCAAGCTGGTGGGCAATGACAAGCTGCGCATCGACAAGGCGCTCAGCGATCCCAAGGACCGGGCGCAAGCCATCCGCGAGGTGCTGCGCCTGCTGGGCCAGCCCATCAAGCAAGACTGA
- the serB gene encoding phosphoserine phosphatase SerB has protein sequence MADFRIAAFDMDSTLINIECIDEIAAAAGKKAEVAAITEAAMRGEITDFKDSLRRRLALLKGVPSSALEQVLTERLQFNPGARALCAALKAAGLKLLLVSGGFTYFTRFVAAELGMDYVRSNELEFDAIGALTGGLVMQPWGEICDGEEKRRMLLACCAEIGADASTQAIAVGDGANDLPMMGAAALSVAYCAKPKVREQAMVAINSGGLDQLLTLLR, from the coding sequence CTGGCCGATTTCCGCATCGCGGCCTTCGACATGGACTCGACCCTGATCAATATCGAGTGCATCGACGAGATCGCCGCCGCCGCGGGCAAGAAGGCCGAGGTGGCCGCCATCACCGAAGCGGCGATGCGCGGCGAGATCACGGACTTCAAGGACAGCCTGCGCCGCCGCCTGGCCCTGCTCAAGGGCGTGCCCAGCTCGGCGCTGGAGCAGGTCTTGACTGAGCGCCTGCAGTTCAACCCCGGCGCGCGCGCGCTCTGCGCCGCGCTCAAGGCCGCCGGGCTCAAGCTGCTGCTGGTCTCGGGCGGCTTCACCTACTTCACCCGCTTTGTGGCGGCTGAGCTGGGCATGGACTATGTGCGCAGCAATGAGCTTGAGTTCGATGCCATCGGCGCCCTGACCGGCGGCCTGGTAATGCAGCCCTGGGGTGAGATCTGCGACGGCGAGGAAAAGCGCCGCATGCTGCTGGCCTGCTGCGCCGAGATCGGCGCCGACGCCAGCACCCAGGCCATCGCCGTGGGCGACGGCGCCAACGATCTGCCCATGATGGGCGCCGCCGCCCTCTCGGTGGCCTACTGTGCCAAACCCAAGGTGCGCGAGCAGGCCATGGTGGCCATCAACAGCGGCGGGCTTGATCAGCTGCTTACATTGCTTCGCTGA
- a CDS encoding flavin reductase family protein produces MRVSVDLAQASRLLNHGPTVLVASAHEGRRDVMAAAWNMPLDFSPPKVAVVIDKSTYTRELIEASGEFVLAVPCAAQVDLLSGVGHHSGREMDKFAHYGITTSPASRVQAPLVEGCLAWLECRIYPEPHNQQTYDLFLAEVIAAWAEDWAFKDGHWQDLAPEQRALHHLGGGNFLTSGGPVLKGRG; encoded by the coding sequence ATGCGCGTTTCAGTCGACCTTGCCCAGGCCTCACGCCTGCTCAACCACGGCCCGACCGTGCTGGTCGCTAGCGCGCACGAGGGGCGGCGCGATGTGATGGCTGCGGCCTGGAACATGCCGCTGGACTTCAGCCCGCCCAAGGTGGCGGTGGTGATCGACAAGAGCACCTACACCCGCGAGCTGATCGAGGCCTCGGGCGAGTTCGTGCTGGCCGTGCCCTGCGCGGCCCAGGTGGATCTGCTCAGCGGCGTGGGCCACCACTCCGGCCGCGAGATGGACAAGTTCGCCCACTACGGCATCACCACCTCGCCCGCCAGTCGGGTGCAGGCTCCGCTGGTGGAGGGCTGCCTGGCCTGGCTGGAATGCCGCATCTACCCCGAGCCGCACAATCAGCAGACCTACGACCTCTTCCTAGCCGAGGTGATCGCCGCCTGGGCCGAGGACTGGGCTTTCAAGGACGGCCACTGGCAAGACCTGGCCCCCGAGCAGCGCGCCCTGCACCACCTGGGCGGCGGCAATTTCCTCACCAGCGGCGGGCCGGTGCTCAAGGGCCGGGGCTGA
- a CDS encoding PEP-CTERM sorting domain-containing protein, translating to MTPTSVRQALLTAALITSALSAPMAQAAVGVELSIDPSGLFKSFEYSQDFNSLSSANSTSANRAWANDSTLAGWSLFNSQKAAISYYRASAGGEAGGYFYSYGQNGDSDRALGAVGSAGAYFGSPAENAISGYITLALRNDSGVALNGVSVLWEAEQWRVGEKNATSDAMDFRYGLGESFATVQDWLNPGSAFKFNSQIKNSTTGAGRANDGNSAGVVALGGDIALDWQPGQTLWLSWIDYNSAGFDHGLAIDNVSVSAAVTAVPEPASYALMGAGLLGLAALQRRRRAAAARDERA from the coding sequence ATGACCCCGACCTCTGTCCGCCAGGCCCTGCTCACCGCCGCCCTGATCACCAGCGCCCTGAGTGCCCCCATGGCCCAAGCCGCCGTGGGCGTGGAACTCAGCATCGATCCCTCCGGCCTGTTCAAGAGCTTCGAGTACAGCCAGGACTTCAACAGCCTGTCCTCGGCCAATTCCACCAGCGCCAACCGCGCCTGGGCCAATGACAGCACCCTGGCCGGCTGGTCCCTGTTCAACAGCCAGAAGGCCGCCATCAGCTACTACCGCGCCAGCGCCGGCGGCGAGGCCGGCGGCTACTTCTACAGCTATGGCCAGAACGGCGACAGCGATCGCGCCCTGGGTGCGGTGGGGTCGGCCGGCGCCTATTTCGGCAGCCCGGCCGAAAACGCCATCTCCGGCTACATCACCCTGGCCCTGCGCAATGACAGCGGCGTGGCGCTCAATGGCGTGAGCGTGCTCTGGGAGGCCGAGCAGTGGCGCGTGGGCGAGAAGAACGCCACCAGCGACGCCATGGACTTCCGCTACGGCCTGGGCGAGAGCTTCGCCACCGTGCAGGACTGGCTCAACCCCGGCAGCGCCTTCAAGTTCAACTCCCAGATCAAGAACAGCACGACCGGTGCCGGCCGCGCCAATGACGGCAACAGCGCCGGCGTGGTGGCCCTGGGCGGCGATATCGCCCTGGACTGGCAGCCGGGCCAGACCCTGTGGCTGAGCTGGATCGACTACAACAGCGCCGGCTTCGACCACGGCCTGGCCATCGACAACGTCTCGGTCAGCGCCGCCGTGACGGCCGTGCCCGAGCCCGCCAGCTACGCCCTGATGGGCGCCGGCCTGCTGGGCCTGGCGGCCCTGCAGCGCCGCCGCCGCGCCGCGGCCGCGCGGGATGAGCGCGCATGA
- a CDS encoding alkaline phosphatase, producing MCPADSESPLRSEDPTAPGTAPERLAPRRRDFLGGMGSVAVAGSAGLLGLPARAASYAFAHGVASGDPLADRLIIWTRITASGDANPRLFWELSTDAGFGRIVRSGLASTSAARDFTLKVDVTGLQPGTLYFYRFTCGGQRSPVGRARTLPVGEVARVRLAVFSCSNYPAGLFHAYAEAARMGELDAALHLGDFIYEYDRSGYASANAAALGRQVVPDRECIALADYRQRYAQYRSDPDLQALSAALPLIAVWDDHEVANNTYLGGAANHTDGSEGSFADRQAAALRAYHEWLPTRLPDPAEPARIYRSFDWGRLLSLHMLETRLLARSKQLAHTSFLTPEGLDGAALDAAVNDPARQLLGRTQLDWLKNQMAASPATWQVLGQQVRMAETRLPAPIALGQISFNGHAALQARAAAGQTLSRSERYLLAQPWVPDNLDAWDGYGAERAELLAAALQLDRNLVSLAGDTHNAWADELRDAAGRAAGVEFATPGVSSPGLENSRLTDTPAQMEQWFLANCPGLRYAETEHRGFMVLTATPGSCRADWHFISSVESRDYRRWLGASWQVLPGQRRLQPA from the coding sequence ATGTGCCCAGCCGATTCCGAATCCCCTCTCCGTTCCGAGGACCCCACCGCCCCGGGGACTGCCCCTGAACGCCTGGCGCCTCGCCGCCGCGACTTCCTGGGCGGCATGGGCTCGGTGGCCGTGGCCGGCTCGGCCGGCCTGCTGGGCCTGCCGGCGCGCGCGGCCAGCTACGCCTTCGCCCATGGCGTGGCCAGTGGCGATCCCCTGGCCGACCGCCTGATCATCTGGACCCGCATCACGGCCAGCGGCGACGCCAACCCGCGCCTGTTCTGGGAGCTGTCCACCGACGCGGGCTTCGGCCGCATCGTGCGCAGCGGCCTGGCCAGCACCAGCGCCGCGCGCGACTTCACGCTCAAGGTGGATGTGACGGGCCTGCAGCCCGGCACGCTGTACTTCTACCGCTTCACCTGCGGCGGCCAGCGCTCGCCGGTGGGCCGAGCCCGCACCCTGCCGGTGGGCGAGGTGGCCCGGGTGCGCCTGGCGGTGTTTTCCTGTTCCAACTATCCGGCCGGGCTCTTCCATGCCTATGCCGAGGCCGCGCGCATGGGCGAGCTGGACGCCGCCCTGCATCTGGGCGACTTCATCTACGAATACGACCGCAGCGGCTATGCCTCGGCCAATGCCGCGGCCCTGGGGCGCCAGGTCGTGCCGGACCGCGAGTGCATCGCCCTGGCCGACTACCGCCAGCGCTATGCCCAGTACCGCAGCGACCCCGATCTGCAGGCCCTGAGCGCGGCCCTGCCGCTGATCGCCGTGTGGGACGACCACGAGGTGGCCAACAACACCTATCTGGGCGGCGCCGCCAACCACACCGATGGCAGCGAGGGCAGCTTTGCCGATCGCCAGGCCGCGGCCCTGCGCGCCTATCACGAGTGGCTGCCCACCCGCTTGCCCGACCCGGCAGAGCCGGCCCGCATCTATCGCTCCTTCGACTGGGGCCGCCTGCTCTCCCTGCACATGCTGGAGACCCGCCTGCTGGCCCGCAGCAAGCAACTGGCCCACACCAGCTTTCTCACGCCCGAGGGCCTGGACGGCGCGGCGCTGGACGCCGCGGTGAACGATCCCGCGCGCCAGTTGCTGGGCCGCACCCAACTGGACTGGCTCAAGAACCAGATGGCTGCCTCGCCCGCCACCTGGCAGGTGCTGGGCCAGCAGGTGCGCATGGCCGAGACCCGCCTGCCCGCGCCCATCGCCCTGGGCCAGATTTCCTTCAACGGCCATGCCGCCCTGCAGGCCCGCGCCGCCGCCGGCCAGACCCTGAGCCGCTCGGAGCGCTATCTCCTGGCCCAGCCCTGGGTGCCGGACAACCTGGACGCCTGGGACGGCTACGGGGCCGAACGCGCCGAGTTGCTGGCCGCCGCCCTGCAGCTGGACCGCAATCTGGTCTCCCTGGCCGGCGACACCCACAACGCCTGGGCCGACGAGCTGCGCGATGCCGCGGGCCGCGCCGCGGGCGTGGAGTTCGCCACCCCGGGCGTGAGCTCGCCGGGCCTGGAGAACTCGCGCCTGACCGACACGCCGGCCCAGATGGAGCAGTGGTTCCTGGCCAACTGCCCGGGCCTGCGCTACGCCGAGACCGAGCACCGCGGCTTCATGGTACTCACCGCCACGCCGGGCAGCTGCCGCGCCGACTGGCACTTCATCAGCAGCGTCGAGTCGCGCGACTACCGCCGCTGGCTGGGCGCGAGCTGGCAGGTGCTGCCGGGCCAGCGCCGCCTGCAGCCGGCCTGA
- the rraA gene encoding ribonuclease E activity regulator RraA produces the protein MSLLPLAFSTCDFCDAHKGDESGAFRVLPGGLYRSYGGHVDFAGPVATVRCLEDNSLVKQAVESPGQGRVLVVDGGGSMKRALLGGNLAAAAAKNGWAGLLIHGCVRDLAELRETELGILSMGHMPLPTERRGQGVADVAVQIGGGVWVRPGDWLYADEDGTVISARALHGGSLSAP, from the coding sequence ATGAGTCTGCTGCCTCTCGCGTTCTCCACCTGCGATTTCTGTGATGCCCACAAGGGCGATGAGAGCGGGGCCTTCCGCGTCCTGCCCGGCGGCCTGTACCGCAGCTATGGCGGGCATGTGGACTTTGCCGGGCCTGTCGCCACCGTGCGCTGTCTGGAAGACAACAGCCTGGTCAAGCAGGCCGTGGAGTCGCCGGGCCAGGGCCGGGTGCTAGTGGTGGATGGCGGCGGCTCCATGAAACGGGCGCTGCTGGGCGGCAATCTGGCGGCGGCCGCGGCCAAGAACGGCTGGGCCGGGCTGCTGATTCACGGCTGCGTGCGCGACCTCGCCGAGCTGCGCGAGACTGAGCTGGGCATCCTGTCTATGGGCCATATGCCGCTGCCCACCGAGCGGCGCGGCCAGGGCGTGGCCGATGTGGCGGTGCAGATCGGCGGCGGCGTCTGGGTGCGGCCCGGCGACTGGCTCTATGCCGATGAGGACGGCACCGTGATCTCGGCGCGCGCCCTGCACGGCGGCTCGCTGTCGGCGCCCTGA
- a CDS encoding RNA-binding S4 domain-containing protein yields MQHIDFELRGEYIELDKLLKATGLADSGGHARMMITEGLVRVDGQAESRKTAKIRAGQRVQLQGQPAILVQAREG; encoded by the coding sequence ATGCAACACATCGACTTCGAACTGCGTGGCGAGTACATCGAGCTGGACAAGCTGCTCAAGGCCACGGGCCTGGCGGACAGCGGCGGCCACGCGCGCATGATGATCACCGAGGGCCTGGTGCGGGTGGATGGCCAGGCCGAGTCGCGCAAGACGGCCAAGATTCGCGCCGGCCAGCGCGTGCAGCTGCAGGGCCAGCCCGCCATCCTCGTGCAGGCGCGCGAGGGCTGA
- a CDS encoding thiamine pyrophosphate-binding protein, with protein sequence MSPTTSRLAGHALVEALIAQGVTDVFGVPGESYLAVLDGFHEHREQIRFIVCRQEGGAAMMADCWGRLTGEPGICMVTRGPGATNASAGLHIARQDSIPMILFIGQVQRDAREREAFQEVEYRQMFGPGTLGMAKWVGEVQDAERLPEYVARAFHTALQGRPGPVVLVLPEDMLTRATSAPVLPRVRAAEAAPTPAALAELRERLAAAQRPLLIAGGGGWTAQSTAALQRFAEAWQLPVGCAFRFQDLFDNSHPNYAGDVGIGINPKLAARVREADLILALGPRLGEMTTGGYTLLQAPRPQQQLIHIHAGPEELGRVYAADLMINASMGCAAPALAELPPPEAMPWAAWTRGANADYAANRQPTPVSPLDMAEVVRQLSTLLPAGTLFTNGAGNYSGWLHRFHAYTALHQHGRSQLAPTSGAMGYGLPAAVAAALIQQRWAVNIAGDGDFLMNGQELATATGYGARRLISVVVDNGTYGTIRMHQEREYPGRVSGSDLFNPDFAALAQAYGWRAARVARTEDFESALREALAHPEQPTLLHLKLDADVSTSRTTLSAIRTAARQREAQA encoded by the coding sequence ATGAGCCCCACCACCTCCCGCCTTGCCGGCCATGCCCTGGTTGAAGCCCTGATCGCCCAGGGCGTGACCGATGTCTTCGGTGTGCCCGGCGAAAGCTATCTGGCCGTGCTGGACGGCTTTCACGAGCACCGCGAGCAGATCCGCTTCATCGTCTGCCGTCAGGAAGGCGGCGCGGCGATGATGGCCGATTGCTGGGGACGCCTGACGGGCGAGCCGGGCATCTGCATGGTCACGCGCGGCCCCGGCGCCACCAATGCCTCGGCAGGCCTGCATATCGCACGGCAGGATTCGATCCCGATGATCCTCTTCATCGGCCAGGTGCAGCGCGATGCGCGCGAGCGCGAGGCCTTCCAGGAAGTGGAGTACCGCCAGATGTTCGGGCCCGGCACGCTGGGCATGGCCAAGTGGGTGGGCGAGGTGCAGGACGCCGAGCGGCTGCCCGAGTACGTGGCGCGCGCCTTCCACACCGCCCTGCAGGGCCGGCCCGGCCCCGTGGTGCTGGTGCTGCCCGAGGACATGTTGACGCGCGCGACGAGTGCCCCCGTGCTGCCGCGCGTGCGCGCCGCCGAGGCCGCGCCCACGCCCGCTGCCCTGGCCGAGCTGCGAGAGCGTCTGGCGGCCGCGCAGCGACCGCTGCTGATCGCCGGCGGCGGTGGCTGGACGGCCCAGAGCACGGCCGCCCTGCAGCGCTTTGCCGAGGCCTGGCAGCTGCCGGTGGGCTGCGCCTTTCGCTTCCAGGATCTGTTCGACAACAGCCACCCGAACTACGCCGGCGATGTGGGCATAGGCATCAATCCGAAGCTGGCGGCGCGGGTGCGCGAGGCCGATCTGATCCTGGCCCTGGGCCCGCGCCTGGGCGAGATGACCACGGGCGGCTACACGCTGCTGCAGGCGCCGCGCCCCCAGCAGCAGCTGATCCACATCCACGCCGGGCCCGAGGAGCTGGGCCGCGTCTATGCGGCGGATCTGATGATCAATGCCAGCATGGGCTGCGCCGCCCCCGCCCTGGCCGAGCTGCCGCCGCCCGAGGCCATGCCCTGGGCCGCGTGGACGCGCGGCGCCAATGCCGACTACGCCGCCAACCGCCAGCCCACACCGGTGAGCCCGCTGGACATGGCCGAGGTGGTGCGCCAGCTCTCCACGCTGCTGCCCGCGGGCACCCTCTTCACCAATGGCGCCGGCAACTACAGCGGCTGGCTGCACCGCTTCCACGCCTACACGGCCCTGCACCAGCATGGCCGCAGCCAGCTGGCGCCCACCAGCGGGGCCATGGGCTATGGCCTGCCGGCGGCCGTGGCCGCGGCCCTGATCCAGCAGCGCTGGGCGGTCAATATCGCCGGCGATGGCGACTTCCTGATGAACGGCCAGGAGCTGGCCACGGCCACCGGCTATGGCGCCCGGCGCCTGATCTCGGTGGTGGTGGACAACGGCACCTACGGCACCATCCGCATGCACCAGGAGCGCGAGTACCCGGGACGCGTCAGCGGCAGCGATCTCTTCAACCCCGACTTCGCCGCCCTGGCTCAGGCCTATGGCTGGCGCGCCGCCCGCGTGGCGCGCACCGAAGACTTCGAGTCCGCGCTGCGCGAGGCCCTGGCCCATCCGGAGCAGCCGACCCTGCTGCACCTGAAGCTCGACGCCGACGTGTCGACCAGCCGCACCACGCTGAGCGCCATCCGCACCGCCGCGCGCCAGCGCGAGGCCCAGGCTTGA
- a CDS encoding DUF1444 family protein, protein MQSFIKTFLAALALLAGLSAQAAAPTLSELEFTRYFAERARQALPETSLVEKAPLHLQAKSPKTGEQQIFLGNSYARYSSGIDTLERVVEARLDAMRQAESLLAVQGAETVMAVLKPRDYLQTVAQQLRQAGLGDKPMNLLYRELNADILVFYVFDQPSGVRMITTPDLKTLKLEPEDLHQLALGNLRRYFERKPPTVKRLEPSPGTRLYLFSVDDFYESSLLLLPEFWRQPQGMQLQGEPVVFVPARHLLLVAGAADPASVALGTRLAQRGYRELGYGISPRGYRLDGGQWQAALP, encoded by the coding sequence ATGCAGTCCTTCATCAAGACCTTCCTCGCCGCGCTGGCCCTGCTGGCCGGCCTGTCCGCCCAGGCCGCGGCGCCCACGCTGAGCGAGCTCGAGTTCACCCGCTACTTCGCGGAGCGCGCCCGCCAGGCCCTGCCTGAGACCAGCCTGGTGGAGAAGGCGCCCCTGCATCTGCAGGCCAAGAGCCCCAAGACCGGCGAGCAGCAGATCTTTCTGGGCAATAGCTATGCGCGCTACAGCTCGGGCATCGACACCCTGGAGCGGGTGGTCGAGGCGCGGCTTGACGCCATGCGCCAGGCCGAGAGCCTGCTGGCGGTCCAGGGCGCCGAGACGGTGATGGCCGTGCTCAAGCCGCGCGACTATCTGCAGACGGTGGCACAGCAGCTGCGCCAGGCCGGCCTGGGCGACAAGCCCATGAACCTGCTCTACCGGGAGCTGAACGCGGACATCCTGGTCTTCTATGTGTTCGACCAGCCCAGCGGCGTGCGCATGATCACGACGCCCGATCTCAAGACCCTGAAGCTGGAGCCCGAGGACCTGCACCAGCTGGCCCTGGGCAATCTGCGGCGCTACTTCGAGCGCAAGCCGCCCACCGTCAAGCGCCTGGAGCCCAGCCCGGGCACCCGGCTCTATCTCTTCTCGGTGGATGATTTCTACGAGTCGTCCCTGCTGCTGCTGCCTGAGTTCTGGCGCCAGCCCCAGGGCATGCAGTTGCAGGGCGAGCCGGTGGTCTTCGTGCCGGCCCGGCATCTGCTGCTGGTGGCCGGCGCCGCCGACCCGGCCAGCGTGGCCCTGGGCACCCGGCTGGCCCAGCGCGGCTATCGCGAGCTGGGCTACGGCATCAGCCCGCGCGGCTACCGCCTCGATGGCGGGCAGTGGCAAGCCGCCCTGCCCTGA